In the genome of Streptomyces racemochromogenes, one region contains:
- a CDS encoding carbonic anhydrase: MTEIQNQTPRDAFELLMAGNQRFVSGIPEHPNQDAIRRTEVAPAQQPFAVLFGCSDSRLAAEIIFDRGLGDLFVVRTAGHVAGAEVLGSIEYGVSVLDAPLVVVLGHDSCGAIAAARAAADGGKVPGGFVRDVVERVTPSVLSARAAGRDQDDQILAEHIQHTVDLLLERSRVLSERVADGRLGVVGLSYRLADGSAQLIAARGVEAAVPAAS, encoded by the coding sequence ATGACCGAGATCCAGAACCAGACGCCCCGCGACGCCTTCGAGCTGCTCATGGCCGGAAACCAGCGCTTCGTCTCGGGCATCCCCGAGCACCCGAACCAGGACGCGATACGCCGCACCGAGGTCGCCCCGGCCCAGCAGCCCTTCGCCGTGCTGTTCGGGTGCTCCGACTCCCGGCTGGCCGCCGAGATCATCTTCGACCGCGGCCTGGGCGACCTGTTCGTCGTGCGCACCGCGGGGCACGTGGCAGGCGCCGAGGTCCTCGGTTCCATCGAGTACGGCGTGAGCGTCCTCGACGCCCCGCTCGTCGTCGTGCTCGGCCACGACTCGTGCGGTGCCATCGCCGCCGCCCGTGCGGCGGCCGACGGCGGCAAGGTGCCCGGCGGCTTCGTCCGTGACGTCGTCGAACGGGTCACCCCGAGCGTGCTGTCGGCCCGCGCTGCCGGACGCGACCAGGACGACCAGATCCTGGCGGAGCACATACAGCACACCGTGGACCTGCTGCTGGAACGCTCCCGCGTCCTGTCCGAGCGGGTGGCCGACGGCCGTCTCGGCGTGGTGGGGCTGTCCTACCGGCTGGCCGACGGCAGTGCGCAGCTCATCGCCGCGCGCGGCGTCGAGGCGGCGGTGCCCGCGGCCTCCTGA
- a CDS encoding fasciclin domain-containing protein — MSSSMKFRRTAVAVAAAAVLPFSLAACSDSGSDTEAAPSAAAGDQAKTGASTPAGESMTGDQPFGPACAGVPKEGAGSFDGMAKDPVATAASNNPALSTLVAAVKQAGLVDTLNNAKDITVFAPTNDAFAKIPKADLDKVLADKATLTKILTYHVVGQRLTPKQLENGSFETLQKGMVTTKGSGETYKVNGTSNVVCGNVKTANANVYIVDTVLMPK, encoded by the coding sequence ATGAGCAGCAGCATGAAGTTCCGCCGTACCGCGGTCGCCGTCGCCGCAGCCGCCGTGCTGCCCTTCTCCCTGGCGGCGTGTTCCGACTCCGGCAGCGACACGGAAGCCGCCCCCAGCGCGGCCGCCGGTGACCAGGCCAAGACCGGAGCGAGCACCCCCGCCGGCGAATCGATGACCGGTGACCAGCCGTTCGGCCCGGCCTGCGCGGGCGTGCCCAAGGAGGGCGCCGGCTCCTTCGACGGCATGGCCAAGGACCCCGTCGCCACCGCCGCCTCCAACAACCCCGCCCTGTCCACCCTGGTCGCCGCGGTCAAGCAGGCCGGCCTCGTGGACACCCTGAACAACGCCAAGGACATCACCGTCTTCGCCCCGACCAACGACGCCTTCGCGAAGATCCCGAAGGCCGACCTGGACAAGGTCCTCGCCGACAAGGCCACCCTGACCAAGATCCTGACCTACCACGTCGTCGGCCAGAGGCTCACCCCCAAGCAGCTGGAGAACGGCAGCTTCGAGACCCTCCAGAAGGGCATGGTCACCACGAAGGGGTCCGGCGAGACCTACAAGGTCAACGGCACCTCCAACGTGGTCTGCGGCAACGTCAAGACCGCCAACGCCAACGTCTACATCGTCGACACCGTCCTGATGCCCAAGTAG
- a CDS encoding spore-associated protein — translation MRFTRPVVTTTAVAALALGATTALAGPASAAPNTTPQKVCGSAYKTVNSAAIGSLGTVYLTYNASNGKNCVATIRNNPGAAVDMALWIEVPETWERGEDYGRYTSYAGPAYVYGKGHCVDWGGGISNVHVQVYNSNCGARKEHRVTEVR, via the coding sequence ATGAGGTTCACCCGTCCCGTCGTCACCACCACCGCAGTCGCCGCCCTGGCCCTGGGGGCCACGACCGCGCTGGCGGGGCCCGCCTCCGCCGCACCCAACACCACGCCGCAGAAGGTCTGCGGAAGCGCCTACAAGACCGTGAACTCGGCCGCCATCGGCTCGCTGGGCACCGTCTACCTCACGTACAACGCCTCGAACGGCAAGAACTGCGTCGCTACCATCCGCAACAACCCGGGGGCGGCCGTGGACATGGCCCTCTGGATCGAAGTCCCCGAAACCTGGGAGCGCGGCGAGGACTACGGCCGGTACACCTCGTACGCGGGCCCGGCCTACGTGTACGGCAAGGGCCACTGCGTCGACTGGGGCGGGGGCATCAGCAACGTGCACGTGCAGGTGTACAACTCCAACTGCGGCGCGCGCAAGGAGCACCGGGTCACCGAGGTCCGCTGA
- a CDS encoding hydrophobic protein encodes MVPLLLVLLLILILFGAGFAVKILWWIAIAVLVLWLIGFVARPKGGSGRWYRW; translated from the coding sequence ATGGTTCCCCTGCTTCTCGTTCTCCTGCTGATCCTGATCCTGTTCGGCGCCGGATTCGCGGTGAAGATCCTGTGGTGGATCGCCATCGCTGTCCTGGTCCTGTGGCTGATCGGGTTCGTCGCCCGTCCGAAGGGCGGCAGCGGCCGCTGGTACCGCTGGTAG
- a CDS encoding CsbD family protein codes for MSGTEKAKAHAEQATGKAKEMLGRAVGNERLAAEGRREQAKGDARQAKEDVKDSFRR; via the coding sequence ATGTCGGGCACGGAGAAGGCCAAGGCGCACGCCGAGCAGGCCACGGGCAAGGCCAAGGAGATGCTCGGCCGGGCGGTCGGCAACGAGCGGCTGGCCGCCGAAGGCCGCCGCGAGCAGGCCAAGGGCGATGCCCGGCAGGCCAAGGAAGACGTCAAGGACAGCTTCCGCCGCTGA
- a CDS encoding amino acid ABC transporter ATP-binding protein, with translation MNDVMVDVRGVHKSFGPLEVLRGVDLTVRTGEVAVVLGPSGSGKSTLLRTINHLEKVDRGWVSVDGDLIGYRRARGKLYELKEKEVRRQRTRIGFVFQNFNLFPHLTVLENLVEAPVSALRRPRQEAEATARRLLERVGLSDKADARPRQLSGGQQQRVAIARALALEPRVLLFDEPTSALDPELVGEVLDVIKDLARAGTTMIVVTHEIGFAREVADTVVFMDAGAVVEQGPPTTVLDAPSHPRTRAFLAKAV, from the coding sequence GTGAACGACGTCATGGTCGACGTACGCGGCGTCCACAAGAGCTTCGGACCGCTGGAGGTGCTGCGCGGCGTCGACCTGACCGTCCGGACCGGCGAGGTCGCCGTCGTCCTCGGCCCGTCCGGCTCGGGGAAGTCCACCCTGCTGCGCACCATCAACCACCTGGAGAAGGTCGACCGCGGCTGGGTGAGCGTCGACGGCGACCTCATCGGCTACCGCCGCGCCCGCGGCAAGCTGTACGAGCTGAAGGAGAAGGAGGTCCGGCGGCAGCGCACCCGCATCGGGTTCGTCTTCCAGAACTTCAACCTCTTCCCGCACCTCACGGTGCTGGAGAACCTGGTCGAGGCCCCGGTCTCCGCGCTGCGCCGGCCGCGGCAGGAGGCGGAGGCGACGGCCCGCCGGCTGCTCGAACGGGTCGGCCTCTCCGACAAGGCCGACGCCCGCCCCCGGCAGCTCTCCGGGGGCCAGCAGCAGCGCGTGGCCATCGCCCGGGCCCTCGCCCTCGAACCGAGGGTCCTGCTCTTCGACGAGCCGACCTCGGCGCTGGACCCGGAGCTGGTCGGCGAGGTCCTCGACGTGATCAAGGACCTCGCCCGGGCCGGCACCACCATGATCGTCGTGACGCACGAGATCGGCTTCGCCCGTGAGGTCGCCGACACCGTCGTGTTCATGGACGCCGGGGCCGTCGTCGAACAGGGCCCGCCCACCACCGTCCTGGACGCCCCGAGCCACCCCCGCACCCGCGCCTTCCTCGCCAAGGCCGTCTGA
- a CDS encoding ABC transporter substrate-binding protein, translated as MALTACGSGGGTPAPAGAEASAQAPADDPVAAVRTVDAVAALLPAEVRRTGTLRIGSSIGSPPSAYYPNGQDKPPAGQDIDIADAVAKVLGVRLERQGASFETILPALGSGKYDLGTGNFGVTAERLKTVDFVTYVNDGQGFAVKTGSTRLTTRITDLVQLCGLTVGTGAGTTFEKTLTDRKGVCTAAGKKPYEVKVFSEPGAVTTALQQGRIDVVMSTINGLRHQAAQPAAQTTFLGEYHRLDVGFAFKKDSPLTPAVQAAVNELVRNGTYARILKKWGTGASAIETSQINPAEHT; from the coding sequence ATGGCGCTGACCGCCTGCGGATCCGGCGGCGGGACTCCCGCTCCGGCGGGCGCCGAGGCCTCCGCCCAGGCGCCGGCCGACGATCCGGTGGCCGCCGTACGCACCGTCGACGCGGTCGCCGCCCTGCTCCCGGCCGAAGTCCGGCGCACGGGAACCCTGCGGATCGGCAGCTCCATCGGATCCCCGCCCTCGGCGTACTACCCCAACGGGCAGGACAAACCGCCCGCGGGCCAGGACATCGACATCGCCGACGCCGTGGCCAAGGTCCTCGGCGTGCGGCTGGAGCGGCAGGGCGCCTCGTTCGAGACGATCCTGCCCGCGCTCGGCAGCGGCAAGTACGACCTCGGCACGGGCAACTTCGGCGTCACCGCCGAACGCCTGAAGACCGTCGACTTCGTCACCTATGTCAACGACGGGCAGGGCTTCGCGGTCAAGACGGGCAGCACCCGGCTGACCACCCGCATCACCGACCTCGTCCAGCTGTGCGGCCTGACCGTCGGCACCGGAGCGGGCACCACCTTCGAGAAGACCCTCACCGACCGCAAGGGCGTGTGCACCGCCGCCGGCAAGAAGCCCTACGAGGTCAAGGTCTTCTCCGAACCCGGAGCCGTCACCACCGCACTCCAGCAGGGCCGTATCGACGTCGTCATGTCGACGATCAACGGCCTGCGCCACCAGGCGGCGCAGCCCGCCGCGCAGACCACCTTCCTGGGCGAATACCACCGCCTCGACGTGGGCTTCGCCTTCAAGAAGGACTCCCCGCTGACCCCGGCCGTCCAGGCAGCCGTCAACGAGCTGGTCAGGAACGGCACCTACGCGCGGATCCTGAAGAAGTGGGGCACCGGAGCCTCCGCGATCGAGACCTCCCAGATCAACCCGGCCGAGCACACATGA
- a CDS encoding LLM class flavin-dependent oxidoreductase has translation MPVEFLGIAATNDGSETTARSGAAFDKEYTLRLARAHEDHGWDRVLFAYGSGSPDPAPAAAYVAARLDRLQLLLAHRPNVSYPTYAAKTFATLDQISGGRLAVHFITGGNDHEQAREGDTLTKDERYARTREYIRIVKKIWTTHEPFDHEGEHYRFHDFVSDVFPVQQPRPDVSFGGSSPAAYAAGGAEADVYCLWGEPLERTAQQIQAVKAAAEAAGRTDVPRIQVAFRPIIAPTEELAWEKAHRTLGAIRQRRLAAPARHHRGGVTEAAAPQNTGSQRLIAIAEAGERYDRALWTPTAAATGGAGNSNALVGTPETVAQALLDYHDLGVDILSARGYDLLDDAVDFGRYVIPLVREEVAKRDAAREAARSAASPVRPVAAVRA, from the coding sequence ATGCCCGTGGAGTTCCTCGGCATCGCCGCCACCAACGACGGATCCGAAACCACCGCGCGATCCGGCGCCGCGTTCGACAAGGAGTACACGCTCCGGCTCGCCCGGGCGCACGAGGACCACGGCTGGGACCGCGTGCTGTTCGCCTACGGATCCGGATCCCCGGACCCCGCGCCGGCGGCCGCGTACGTCGCCGCCCGCCTGGACCGCCTCCAGCTCCTGCTCGCCCACCGGCCCAACGTCTCGTACCCCACCTACGCCGCCAAGACCTTCGCCACCCTCGACCAGATCAGCGGGGGCCGGCTGGCGGTCCACTTCATCACCGGGGGCAACGACCACGAACAGGCCCGCGAGGGCGACACCCTCACCAAGGACGAGCGCTACGCCCGCACACGCGAGTACATCCGGATCGTCAAGAAGATCTGGACCACCCACGAGCCCTTCGACCACGAGGGCGAGCACTACCGCTTCCACGACTTCGTCAGCGACGTCTTCCCCGTCCAGCAGCCGCGCCCCGACGTGTCGTTCGGCGGCTCCTCACCCGCCGCCTACGCCGCCGGCGGCGCCGAGGCGGACGTCTACTGCCTCTGGGGGGAGCCGCTGGAGCGGACCGCCCAGCAGATCCAGGCGGTGAAGGCGGCCGCCGAGGCCGCCGGCCGCACCGACGTCCCACGCATCCAGGTCGCCTTCCGCCCCATCATCGCCCCCACCGAGGAACTGGCCTGGGAGAAGGCCCACCGCACCCTGGGTGCCATCCGGCAGCGGCGCCTCGCGGCCCCCGCACGACACCACCGGGGCGGTGTCACCGAAGCCGCGGCCCCGCAGAACACCGGCTCGCAGCGGCTGATCGCCATCGCCGAGGCGGGGGAGCGCTACGACCGGGCCCTGTGGACGCCGACCGCCGCGGCCACCGGCGGCGCGGGCAACTCCAACGCCCTGGTCGGCACCCCCGAGACGGTCGCCCAGGCCCTGCTCGACTACCACGACCTCGGCGTCGACATCCTCTCGGCCCGCGGCTACGACCTCCTGGACGACGCCGTCGACTTCGGCCGCTACGTCATCCCGCTCGTCCGCGAGGAAGTAGCCAAACGCGACGCCGCGCGCGAGGCCGCGCGGTCCGCGGCCTCCCCGGTCCGGCCCGTCGCGGCGGTGCGCGCATGA
- a CDS encoding amino acid ABC transporter permease: protein MATAPSRLSASTSASVSVAEPAPGAGPGGGPPRIVPRRRAGRRLSAAAALLVFALVLRSVVLNDAFQWDVVGRYFTTSAVLSGLLLTLWLTGVVMVLGFAAGTLLAVMRLSDSPVLRTLSWGYVWIFRSTPLLVQLLFWFNIGALYPTVGLAIPYGPELFSVKTVNLLGPTLTAVIGLTLHESAYAAEVVRGGILSVDPGQTEAAQALGLSRPRTLRRIVVPQAMRSIVPTAGNMLIGTLKGTSIVSVLAVHDLLYSVQLVYNQNYQVIPLLMVATLWYVAVTTVLSAGQYYVERYYARGTSRGGDASTGTKPFRFTKRRYMYGG from the coding sequence ATGGCCACCGCCCCTTCCCGCCTCTCCGCCTCCACCTCCGCCTCCGTCTCCGTCGCGGAGCCCGCGCCGGGAGCCGGCCCCGGAGGGGGACCGCCGCGGATCGTGCCGCGGCGGCGCGCGGGCCGCCGGCTGTCCGCCGCCGCCGCCCTGCTGGTCTTCGCGCTGGTGCTGCGTTCCGTGGTCCTCAACGACGCCTTCCAATGGGACGTGGTGGGCCGGTACTTCACCACCTCCGCGGTGCTGAGCGGACTGCTGCTCACCCTGTGGCTGACCGGCGTGGTGATGGTGCTCGGCTTCGCGGCCGGCACGCTGCTGGCGGTGATGCGGCTCTCCGACAGCCCGGTCCTGCGGACGCTGAGCTGGGGCTACGTGTGGATCTTCCGCTCCACGCCGCTGCTGGTGCAGCTGCTGTTCTGGTTCAACATCGGCGCCCTGTACCCCACTGTGGGCCTCGCGATCCCGTACGGCCCCGAGCTGTTCAGCGTCAAGACGGTGAACCTGCTCGGCCCGACGCTCACGGCCGTCATCGGTCTGACCCTGCACGAGAGCGCGTACGCCGCCGAGGTGGTGCGCGGCGGCATCCTGTCCGTGGACCCCGGCCAGACCGAGGCCGCGCAGGCGCTCGGCCTGAGCAGGCCGCGTACCCTGCGGCGGATCGTGGTGCCCCAGGCGATGCGCTCGATCGTGCCGACCGCCGGCAACATGCTGATCGGCACCCTGAAGGGCACGAGCATCGTCAGCGTGCTGGCCGTGCACGACCTGCTGTACTCGGTCCAGCTGGTCTACAACCAGAACTACCAGGTGATCCCACTGCTGATGGTCGCCACGCTCTGGTACGTCGCCGTCACCACCGTGCTGAGCGCGGGCCAGTACTACGTGGAGCGGTACTACGCGCGGGGCACCTCCCGCGGCGGCGACGCGAGCACCGGAACAAAGCCGTTTCGTTTCACCAAGAGGCGTTACATGTACGGCGGATGA
- a CDS encoding amino acid ABC transporter permease has product MTEPLLLSAPAGPPGPSGPSAPSGPPGTAERVLPLRRPGRWVTAAIVLVLVSQAAHGLITNPFYQWDRFAYWFLRPVVLDGLLITLQVTAYSAVLGLAGGVLLALGRLSGNAVVRSVSWTYVWLFRSVPLIVVLLFLYNLSALYPTLSIGVPFGPAFVTFDESRLATDIVIAVIGLGLCEAAYAAEVVRAGVLSVDQGQHEAANALGIPRWRQFTRIVFPQALRSIVPSYVNQLIGLLKATSLVFYVSLLDLFGSVQSLAATYPGDVVPLLLVATVWYVILTSLVSAVQYHVERYYARGALRAVPASPLQRAREGLRDLRLRFRRETAP; this is encoded by the coding sequence GTGACCGAACCCCTGCTCCTTTCCGCGCCCGCCGGCCCGCCCGGTCCGTCCGGTCCGTCCGCCCCCTCCGGTCCTCCGGGAACCGCGGAGCGGGTCCTCCCCCTCCGACGCCCGGGCCGCTGGGTGACCGCCGCCATCGTCCTGGTCCTGGTCTCCCAGGCCGCCCACGGGCTGATCACCAACCCGTTCTACCAATGGGACCGCTTCGCCTACTGGTTCCTGCGCCCGGTCGTCCTGGACGGGCTGCTCATCACCCTCCAGGTGACCGCGTACAGTGCGGTCCTCGGCCTGGCCGGCGGTGTCCTGCTCGCCCTCGGCCGGCTGTCGGGCAACGCGGTGGTGCGGTCGGTGAGCTGGACGTACGTCTGGCTGTTCCGCTCCGTGCCGCTCATCGTCGTCCTGCTCTTCCTCTACAACCTCAGCGCCCTCTATCCCACGCTCAGCATCGGGGTGCCGTTCGGGCCCGCGTTCGTCACCTTCGACGAGTCCCGGCTCGCGACCGACATCGTGATCGCCGTGATCGGCCTGGGTCTGTGCGAGGCGGCGTACGCGGCCGAGGTCGTGCGGGCCGGCGTGCTCTCCGTCGACCAGGGCCAGCACGAGGCGGCGAACGCCCTCGGGATCCCCCGGTGGCGGCAGTTCACCCGGATCGTCTTCCCCCAGGCCCTCCGCTCCATCGTCCCCTCCTACGTCAACCAGCTCATCGGCCTGCTCAAGGCCACCTCGCTCGTCTTCTACGTCTCGCTGCTCGACCTGTTCGGCTCCGTGCAGAGCCTCGCCGCGACCTATCCGGGCGACGTGGTGCCGCTGCTGCTGGTGGCGACCGTCTGGTACGTGATCCTCACCAGCCTGGTCTCCGCCGTGCAGTACCACGTCGAGCGGTACTACGCCCGCGGCGCCCTGCGCGCCGTACCCGCGAGCCCCCTCCAGCGGGCCCGGGAGGGCCTGCGCGACCTGCGGCTCCGCTTCCGCCGGGAGACGGCCCCGTGA